The Paenibacillus yonginensis genome segment TTGAGCTTTCACCAGGCTAACCAGTTCCTTCAGTCCTTCAATATGTTCATCGCTCCAGATCCCAAGATCATTAGGAGAAATCCGGCCCTGAGGTGTTACGGCAGTAGCCTCCAGAATAATAAGCCCGACTTGGCCAACGGCCCGTGTCGGATAATGAATTTTATGCCAATCCTGCACTTTCCCCGATTCGTCTTCAACGGAATATTGGCACATAGGTGCCATGACGATCCGGTTTTTGAGCGTAATATTTTTGAGTTGGTAAGGTTCGAACAGCAAGAATCTCACTCCTTTTTGTATATATAAAAATCAAAGACTTATCCACTATACCGCTTTTTTTCGTATATCGCAATATTTCAATATATCTTTATGAGGTTTTTAACAAATTCTCTCAGCCGCCCTGTATTACTTTGTCCATTACTCGTTAAAAAGAAACGGCCTCCTTTCTCAGAAGAAGACCGCCTTTACTTATGTTACTTAATCGCCACAAAAAACAACCGCTCTGCCTCGTCATCCGCCAGCTTCCACTCGAAATCCGCATAACATTTGATTTCCTTGAAGCCCGCTCGTCTCAGCTCCGCCATCATCCATTCGGGGTCGTAAGCGCGCTGGATATGAATTTCCTCGAAACGTTCGTACAAAGACCCGGATTCCATACGCGCAAAAATCGATAAACGGTGCTCAATTTCGCACCGTTCTTCATCAAAGTCGCAGGTCCAAATATACGATACCTCCGGTTCGTCGAGCACAAAAGGCTGCTCCTCGCCATAACGGCGCAGGGTAGCCGGATGGTGGACATCAAACAGGAAGCTGCCCCCCTCTTTCAGAGCGTCATAGGTGCGTGCAAACACCTCAGCTATTTCCTCCGGCTCCAGCACGTAGTTCAGGCAGTCGCAGAAAGAGATGACGGAATCCACCGGCTCAGGCAGCTCCCAGCTCCGCATATCCTGACATATCCATCTAACGCTGCCTTCGCGGTATAAACGGTTTCCTCCGGCCGAGGCTTCCATTTTGTTCTGCGCGACCGACAACATATCCTCGGACAGATCAATGCCCGTCATCTGATAACCGGCATTCGCCAAAGGAATGGTGATGCTCCCCGTTCCGCAGCCCAGCTCGGCAACCGTATGTGGAACGCCGTGTTTCTGCCAGGCCGTCTGCGCAAATTCTACCCAGCTTTCATAG includes the following:
- a CDS encoding class I SAM-dependent DNA methyltransferase, coding for MEAYRKFAYVYDELMQDMPYESWVEFAQTAWQKHGVPHTVAELGCGTGSITIPLANAGYQMTGIDLSEDMLSVAQNKMEASAGGNRLYREGSVRWICQDMRSWELPEPVDSVISFCDCLNYVLEPEEIAEVFARTYDALKEGGSFLFDVHHPATLRRYGEEQPFVLDEPEVSYIWTCDFDEERCEIEHRLSIFARMESGSLYERFEEIHIQRAYDPEWMMAELRRAGFKEIKCYADFEWKLADDEAERLFFVAIK